The following proteins are encoded in a genomic region of Hymenobacter siberiensis:
- the atpE gene encoding ATP synthase F0 subunit C: MLLSLFLQAMAANYGPGLAVMGAGIGAGLVALGVGLGIGRIGGSAMDAIGRQPEASGKIQTAMIIAAALIEGLGLFAVVVCVLIWTKLV; encoded by the coding sequence ATGCTTCTCTCTTTGTTTTTGCAAGCCATGGCGGCCAACTACGGTCCCGGTCTGGCAGTAATGGGTGCCGGTATCGGTGCAGGTCTGGTTGCTTTGGGCGTTGGCCTGGGTATCGGTCGCATCGGCGGCAGCGCCATGGATGCTATCGGCCGTCAGCCGGAAGCTTCGGGCAAAATCCAGACGGCAATGATTATCGCCGCCGCGCTGATTGAAGGTCTGGGCCTGTTCGCAGTCGTAGTCTGCGTACTCATCTGGACCAAACTCGTTTAG
- the atpF gene encoding F0F1 ATP synthase subunit B, with translation MLPAFLSPELGLIFWQLVIFLLVLFLLGKFAWKPILLALKEREDNIEGALRMADQAKIEMQQLKAGNEKLLTDARLERDRMMQEAAQMANQYRETEKARATAEANTIIQQAREAIQQEKNAALAEVKNTAAKLSLDIAERILRRELTDPAAQTQLVDSYLKDVNLN, from the coding sequence ATGCTGCCCGCTTTTTTATCCCCTGAACTCGGCCTGATTTTCTGGCAACTGGTCATCTTCCTGCTGGTGTTGTTCCTGCTGGGCAAGTTTGCCTGGAAGCCGATTCTGCTCGCCCTCAAAGAGCGTGAAGACAACATCGAAGGTGCTCTGCGCATGGCCGACCAGGCCAAAATCGAAATGCAGCAGCTGAAAGCCGGCAACGAGAAGTTGCTGACCGATGCCCGCCTCGAGCGCGACCGAATGATGCAGGAAGCCGCTCAAATGGCCAACCAGTACCGCGAAACCGAAAAGGCCCGCGCCACCGCCGAAGCCAACACCATCATCCAGCAAGCCCGCGAAGCCATCCAGCAGGAGAAAAACGCAGCCCTGGCCGAGGTGAAAAATACCGCCGCCAAGCTCTCGCTCGACATTGCCGAGCGCATCCTGCGCCGTGAGCTGACCGACCCTGCCGCCCAAACGCAGCTGGTCGATTCTTACCTGAAAGACGTCAATCTTAACTAA
- the atpH gene encoding ATP synthase F1 subunit delta, with translation MADQRVAARYAKSLLDLGKEMGTLSAVKADMDLLSKTMAQSRDLRLLLRNPIVKHDKKLAILNAIFGGKVSDMTLRFFTILTNKNRESAIEGIGPEFLAQYNSMQGIQSAEVTSATALTPAARAEMQALVTKQTGLTEVQLTEKVDPELIGGFVLRVGDNQIDDSVRTSLRKLRTSLQENSYQQKL, from the coding sequence ATGGCTGACCAACGAGTAGCGGCCCGCTACGCCAAGTCGCTCCTCGACTTGGGCAAGGAGATGGGCACCCTGAGCGCAGTGAAAGCGGACATGGACCTGCTGAGCAAGACCATGGCCCAAAGCCGCGACCTGCGCCTGCTGCTACGCAATCCGATTGTGAAGCACGACAAGAAACTGGCCATCCTGAACGCCATTTTCGGCGGTAAGGTATCGGACATGACCCTGCGCTTCTTCACTATTCTGACCAATAAAAACCGCGAGTCGGCGATTGAAGGGATTGGGCCGGAGTTTCTGGCGCAGTACAACAGCATGCAGGGCATTCAGTCGGCCGAAGTAACGTCGGCCACGGCCCTCACGCCGGCTGCCCGCGCCGAAATGCAGGCATTGGTGACCAAGCAGACCGGCCTCACCGAGGTGCAGCTCACCGAGAAAGTTGACCCCGAGCTTATCGGTGGCTTCGTGCTGCGGGTGGGCGATAATCAGATTGACGATTCCGTGCGCACCAGCCTGCGCAAGCTGCGCACGTCGCTGCAAGAAAATTCTTACCAACAAAAACTGTAG
- the atpA gene encoding F0F1 ATP synthase subunit alpha produces the protein MAEVRPDEVSAILRQQLSNFKSEAELEEVGTVLQVGDGVARIYGLSKAQAGELIEFENGLQALVLNLEEDNVGAVMLGDYSEIREGSTVKRTKKIASIKVGEGIVGRVVNTLGQPIDGRGPITGELYEMPLERKAPGVIFRQPVTEPMQTGIKSIDAMIPIGRGQRELIIGDRQTGKSAVAIDTIINQREFFEAGQPVYCIYVAIGQKASTVAQVVQALTKGGAMDYTVVVAASASDPAPLQFYAPFTGAAIGEFFRDTGRPALVVYDDLSKQAVAYREVSLLLRRPPGREAYPGDVFYLHSRLLERAAKINSSDEIAKNMNDLPESIKHLVKGGGSLTALPLIETQAGDVSAYIPTNVISITDGQIFLETNLFNSGVRPAINVGISVSRVGGNAQIKSMKKVAGTLKLDQAQFRELEAFAKFGSDLDASTKLTIERGRRNLEILKQPQYSPVKVEDQVAIIYAATNGLLDNVPVNRVREFEKEFGQVMNSRYPDVLKALKAGKLDDTATKAMREVAKDVSANYAVK, from the coding sequence ATGGCAGAAGTACGTCCGGACGAAGTCTCCGCAATCCTGCGGCAGCAATTGTCCAATTTCAAGTCGGAAGCCGAGCTGGAAGAAGTCGGCACCGTATTGCAGGTCGGCGACGGCGTGGCCCGCATCTACGGCCTGAGCAAAGCCCAGGCCGGCGAGCTGATTGAGTTTGAGAACGGCCTGCAGGCCCTCGTGCTCAACCTGGAAGAAGACAACGTGGGTGCCGTGATGCTGGGCGACTACTCGGAAATCCGGGAAGGCTCTACGGTGAAGCGCACCAAGAAAATCGCCTCTATCAAAGTGGGCGAGGGCATTGTGGGCCGCGTGGTGAACACGCTGGGCCAGCCCATTGACGGCCGGGGCCCCATAACGGGCGAGCTGTATGAGATGCCCCTGGAGCGCAAAGCTCCCGGCGTAATCTTCCGTCAGCCCGTAACCGAGCCGATGCAAACCGGCATCAAGTCGATTGACGCGATGATTCCGATTGGCCGTGGCCAGCGCGAGCTGATTATCGGTGACCGCCAGACCGGCAAATCGGCCGTGGCCATCGATACCATCATCAACCAGCGCGAGTTCTTCGAGGCCGGCCAGCCGGTGTATTGCATCTACGTGGCCATCGGCCAGAAGGCTTCTACGGTGGCCCAGGTAGTGCAGGCCCTCACCAAGGGCGGTGCAATGGACTACACCGTGGTGGTGGCCGCTTCGGCTTCCGACCCAGCTCCGCTGCAGTTCTACGCGCCCTTCACGGGTGCTGCTATTGGTGAGTTCTTCCGCGATACGGGTCGTCCGGCCCTGGTGGTTTACGATGACTTGTCGAAGCAGGCCGTGGCTTACCGTGAGGTGTCGCTGCTGCTCCGTCGTCCTCCGGGCCGCGAGGCATACCCCGGCGACGTGTTCTATCTGCACAGCCGTTTGCTGGAGCGGGCCGCTAAAATCAACTCTTCGGACGAGATTGCGAAGAACATGAACGACCTGCCCGAGAGCATCAAGCACCTCGTGAAAGGCGGCGGTTCGCTGACCGCCCTGCCCCTGATTGAGACGCAGGCCGGCGACGTATCCGCCTACATCCCGACCAACGTGATTTCGATTACGGACGGCCAGATTTTCCTCGAGACCAACCTGTTCAACTCGGGCGTGCGCCCGGCCATTAACGTGGGTATCTCGGTATCGCGCGTGGGTGGTAACGCCCAGATTAAGTCGATGAAGAAAGTGGCCGGTACGCTGAAGCTCGACCAGGCCCAGTTCCGCGAGTTGGAAGCCTTCGCCAAGTTCGGCTCCGACCTCGATGCCTCGACCAAGCTCACCATCGAGCGCGGCCGTCGCAACCTCGAAATTCTGAAGCAGCCCCAGTACTCGCCCGTGAAGGTGGAGGACCAGGTGGCCATCATCTACGCCGCCACCAACGGCCTCCTCGACAACGTGCCCGTGAACCGCGTGCGTGAGTTTGAGAAGGAATTTGGTCAGGTGATGAACTCCCGCTACCCCGACGTGCTGAAGGCTCTGAAAGCCGGTAAGCTCGACGATACTGCCACCAAGGCGATGCGCGAAGTAGCGAAGGACGTGTCGGCGAACTACGCGGTGAAGTAA
- the atpG gene encoding ATP synthase F1 subunit gamma, which yields MASLKEVRSRIQSVSSTQQITKAMKMVAAAKLRRAQDNIIRMRPYAQRLNAILTNLTRNADDDIVSEYGVAREVRKVLVIAITSDRGLAGAFNSNVFKGVNAAIASRYGNLPAASISVMAIGKKAHDYYGRRGQTVGDYTHVFTKLSFETVRAAAEVAMDGFRNGTYDEVVMVYNEFRNVATQIIRTQQLLPLVQEPAPVTATPESNVDYLFEPSKEDIVQTLIPQSIKIQLYKAVLESNASEHGARMTAMDKATENAGELLKALKLTYNRTRQAAITTEILEIVGGAEALAAG from the coding sequence ATGGCCAGTTTAAAAGAAGTCCGTAGCCGCATTCAGTCGGTGAGCAGCACGCAGCAGATTACCAAAGCCATGAAAATGGTGGCGGCGGCCAAGCTGCGCCGTGCCCAGGACAACATTATCCGGATGCGGCCTTATGCCCAGCGGCTGAACGCCATCCTGACCAACCTGACGCGCAATGCCGACGACGACATTGTGAGCGAATACGGCGTGGCCCGGGAGGTGCGTAAGGTGCTGGTGATTGCCATTACCTCGGACCGGGGCCTGGCGGGCGCGTTCAACTCGAACGTGTTTAAGGGCGTGAACGCAGCCATTGCTTCGCGCTACGGCAACCTGCCGGCGGCCAGCATTTCGGTGATGGCCATTGGCAAGAAGGCGCATGACTACTACGGCCGTCGCGGCCAGACGGTGGGCGACTATACTCATGTCTTCACCAAGCTGTCTTTCGAGACGGTGCGGGCGGCGGCAGAAGTGGCCATGGATGGTTTCCGCAACGGCACTTACGACGAGGTGGTGATGGTATACAACGAGTTCCGGAACGTGGCGACGCAGATTATCCGCACTCAGCAGCTGTTGCCGCTGGTGCAGGAGCCCGCGCCTGTCACGGCTACGCCGGAGTCGAATGTGGACTACCTGTTCGAGCCTTCGAAAGAGGACATCGTGCAGACGCTGATTCCGCAGTCCATCAAGATTCAGCTTTACAAGGCGGTGCTGGAAAGTAATGCTTCGGAGCACGGTGCCCGCATGACGGCCATGGACAAGGCGACCGAGAATGCCGGGGAGCTGCTCAAGGCCCTCAAGCTGACTTATAACCGGACGCGTCAGGCGGCCATCACGACCGAGATTCTCGAAATCGTGGGTGGTGCTGAAGCGCTGGCGGCGGGGTAA
- a CDS encoding T9SS type A sorting domain-containing protein, with translation MISIVLSPHVGLLVAPLLLELLGPAAHAQTLAPLTDVSVYPNPAHIRATVQVPAVPGADTATVTLTDALGATVFEQPVSLTGAGGTAEVPLLGRVPGLYRVQVRAGEQRVMRTLKVE, from the coding sequence ATGATAAGCATTGTGTTATCGCCCCATGTGGGCCTGTTGGTGGCCCCGTTGCTGCTTGAGCTGCTTGGACCCGCTGCCCACGCGCAAACGCTGGCCCCGCTAACGGACGTGAGCGTGTACCCCAACCCGGCGCACATTCGGGCCACGGTGCAGGTGCCGGCGGTGCCGGGGGCCGATACGGCCACGGTGACGCTCACTGATGCGCTCGGGGCCACCGTGTTTGAGCAGCCCGTGAGCCTGACCGGTGCCGGGGGCACCGCCGAAGTGCCGCTGCTGGGCCGCGTGCCCGGCCTGTACCGGGTGCAGGTGCGGGCGGGGGAGCAGCGCGTAATGCGCACACTGAAGGTGGAGTAG
- a CDS encoding type IIG restriction enzyme/methyltransferase has product MRPTPEQLAEFRGHLAELLRHLDPTKIERHGETHILDFLRSVTRPAEGGSRYGNVNGKRDLVLHLGDTADSPVGVVLEVKGPKNPGEMLAPDDLNRKAFQQLLLYYLEDRTDEKADDFKRLIITTGYEWYVFDALDFNRLFFRDKTFVKAFRDWKAGAKAATDTAFFYHSIAGKQLAALAGELRVAYVDLRPGLPTKPADLLALYRLFHPAYLLKEPLTGRRDPNTLNQEFYNELLYLVGLKEDKQGGLRRIGRCPVGERQPGSLLENTLSKLHIGQGLQNMPAAERPTYGDTLEAQLEEVALALCLVWVNRLLFLKLLEGQLVRYHDAADAAHFRFLTPVRLADYDDVLNLFFEVLNRPPAERSPEMRAAYPEVPYLNSSLFELSPLESQTFDISGLRNGLGLAPYSGSVLRKAGAPAVPPAKAHTSAAPQWAALPYLLHFLDAYDFATDPTTSHAALPAPGAAGAVPGGSGTAPHRAPPRPLLSAAVLGLVFEKINGYRDGSFYTPGFVTMYMARQTLGRAVLRHFAQAPAFPELAGCQALEDLQDALVPARRARRQEYAAHFNTLTVLDPAVGSGHFLVSALNELLALKGRLGLLLDDEGARLPYTLEVEHDELLVTDADGLPAPYRVGRFEAATGHRTVGPERTRLQKALFREKRALMEHALFGVDLNPNSVRICRLRLWIELLKHAYYKPETDFRELETLPNLDLNVKTGNSLLARFALDVDLTDVFKKGGFTLKKYKEAAHEYFGSRGREDKSKLLGFLQQIKEQFTAVLHLKDKKREALRKYRNERLVLETQGSLFAGSKKEQDARHFDMRRLELLADKLDAEIQAHEQGAIFREAFEWRFEFPEVLDEAGAFRGFDVVMGNPPYIRQEAFKELKPHLKQRFGHVFAGTADLYVYFLQLGAELLAPGGELSYIVPNKWLRAGYGAALRGWLASSQTLLEFVDFGDLPVFPEATTYPAIVALRQDAPAAESTFRAAEILKLLPDFAASVISVARAIPQSSLKADGWNLADADSQDLLDKLRAAGNPLGEYANGTIYYGIKTGYNEAFVVSASTRNALIKADPNSADIIKPFLAGRDVKRYQQSKTEKYLLFMRRGIDPEKYPAVMAHLEQFRKQLEPRPKHLSDKAAAEWPGRKPGTYKWYEVQDSIEYWQEFEKPKICFPDIAPILSFTLDVSGACLANTGYFLPIDDLFLLGVLNSSLIDVYFRSLSASIRGGYLRFFKQYVEQLPIPAATPAEQAAIAALVQQILDAKAADPTADTTAPEAAVDAAVAALYGVALPAAGGAL; this is encoded by the coding sequence CTGCGACCCACCCCCGAACAGCTGGCCGAATTCCGCGGCCACCTGGCCGAGCTGCTGCGCCACCTCGACCCCACCAAGATTGAGCGGCACGGCGAAACCCACATTCTCGACTTCCTGCGCAGCGTGACCCGGCCCGCCGAGGGCGGCAGCCGCTACGGCAACGTGAACGGCAAGCGCGACTTGGTGCTGCACCTCGGCGACACGGCCGACTCGCCGGTGGGGGTGGTGCTGGAGGTGAAGGGCCCCAAGAACCCCGGCGAGATGCTGGCCCCAGACGACCTCAACCGCAAGGCTTTCCAGCAGCTGCTGCTCTACTACCTGGAAGACCGCACCGACGAGAAGGCCGACGACTTCAAGCGCCTCATCATCACGACGGGCTACGAGTGGTACGTATTCGATGCCCTCGACTTCAACCGCCTGTTTTTCCGTGACAAGACGTTTGTGAAGGCCTTCCGCGACTGGAAGGCGGGCGCCAAGGCCGCCACCGATACCGCCTTTTTCTACCACAGCATTGCCGGCAAGCAGTTGGCCGCGCTGGCCGGCGAGCTGCGCGTGGCCTACGTGGACCTGCGCCCCGGCCTGCCCACCAAGCCCGCCGACCTGCTGGCCCTCTACCGCCTGTTTCACCCCGCCTACCTGCTGAAGGAGCCCCTGACGGGGCGACGCGACCCCAACACCCTCAACCAGGAGTTCTACAACGAGCTGCTGTACCTGGTGGGGCTGAAGGAGGACAAGCAGGGCGGCCTGCGCCGCATTGGCCGCTGCCCGGTGGGCGAGCGCCAGCCCGGCTCGCTGCTCGAAAACACGCTCAGCAAGCTGCACATCGGGCAGGGCTTGCAGAACATGCCCGCCGCCGAGCGCCCCACCTACGGCGACACCCTGGAAGCCCAGCTGGAGGAAGTGGCCCTGGCCCTGTGCCTGGTGTGGGTGAACCGCCTCCTGTTTCTGAAGCTGCTGGAGGGGCAGCTGGTGCGCTACCACGATGCCGCCGATGCCGCCCACTTCCGCTTCCTGACGCCCGTTCGCCTGGCCGACTACGACGACGTGCTGAACCTGTTTTTTGAGGTGCTGAACCGGCCGCCGGCCGAGCGCAGCCCCGAAATGCGCGCCGCCTACCCCGAAGTGCCCTACCTCAACTCCTCCCTCTTCGAGCTCAGCCCGCTCGAAAGCCAGACCTTCGACATCAGCGGGCTGCGCAATGGGCTGGGGCTGGCGCCCTACTCCGGCTCGGTGCTGCGCAAGGCGGGCGCGCCGGCCGTGCCCCCCGCCAAGGCCCACACCAGCGCCGCGCCCCAGTGGGCCGCGCTGCCCTACCTGCTGCACTTTCTCGATGCCTACGACTTTGCCACCGACCCTACCACCAGCCACGCGGCCCTGCCGGCCCCTGGTGCGGCCGGGGCGGTGCCCGGTGGGTCGGGCACCGCGCCCCACCGGGCACCGCCCCGGCCGCTGCTCTCGGCCGCCGTGCTGGGGCTGGTGTTCGAGAAGATAAACGGCTACCGCGACGGCTCGTTCTACACCCCCGGCTTCGTGACCATGTACATGGCCCGCCAGACGCTGGGCCGCGCCGTGCTGCGCCACTTCGCCCAGGCGCCTGCCTTTCCGGAGCTGGCCGGCTGCCAGGCCCTGGAGGACCTGCAGGATGCCCTGGTGCCCGCCCGCCGCGCCCGCCGCCAGGAGTACGCGGCCCACTTCAACACCCTCACCGTGCTGGACCCGGCCGTGGGCTCGGGCCACTTCCTGGTGAGTGCCCTCAATGAGCTGCTGGCCCTGAAGGGCCGCCTGGGCCTGCTGCTCGACGACGAGGGCGCCCGCCTGCCCTATACCCTGGAAGTGGAGCACGACGAGCTGCTGGTGACCGATGCCGACGGCCTGCCCGCCCCCTACCGGGTGGGCCGCTTCGAGGCCGCTACCGGGCACCGCACCGTGGGGCCCGAGCGTACCCGCCTGCAAAAGGCCCTGTTTCGGGAGAAGCGCGCCCTGATGGAGCACGCCCTGTTCGGGGTGGACCTCAACCCCAACTCCGTCCGCATCTGCCGGCTGCGCCTCTGGATTGAGCTGCTGAAACACGCCTACTACAAGCCCGAAACCGACTTCCGGGAGCTCGAAACCCTGCCCAACCTCGACCTGAACGTGAAAACCGGCAACTCGCTGCTGGCCCGCTTCGCGCTGGATGTGGACCTGACCGACGTGTTTAAGAAGGGCGGCTTCACGCTGAAAAAATACAAGGAGGCCGCCCACGAATACTTCGGCAGCCGGGGGCGCGAGGACAAGAGCAAGCTGCTGGGGTTTCTGCAGCAAATCAAGGAGCAGTTCACGGCCGTGCTGCACCTCAAGGACAAGAAGCGGGAGGCGCTGCGCAAATACCGCAACGAGCGGCTGGTGCTCGAAACCCAGGGCTCGCTCTTCGCCGGCAGCAAGAAGGAGCAGGACGCCCGGCACTTCGACATGCGCCGCCTGGAACTGCTGGCCGACAAGCTCGATGCCGAAATCCAGGCCCACGAGCAGGGCGCCATCTTCCGCGAGGCTTTCGAGTGGCGCTTCGAGTTTCCCGAGGTGCTCGACGAGGCCGGCGCCTTTCGTGGCTTCGATGTGGTGATGGGCAACCCGCCGTACATCCGGCAGGAAGCCTTTAAGGAGCTGAAGCCGCACCTGAAACAGCGCTTCGGCCACGTCTTCGCCGGCACGGCCGACCTCTACGTGTACTTCCTGCAGCTGGGGGCCGAACTGCTGGCCCCCGGCGGCGAACTGTCCTACATTGTGCCCAACAAGTGGCTGCGGGCCGGCTACGGGGCCGCGCTGCGCGGCTGGTTGGCCAGCTCCCAAACCCTATTGGAGTTCGTGGACTTCGGCGACTTGCCCGTATTCCCCGAAGCCACCACCTACCCCGCCATCGTGGCCCTGCGTCAGGATGCGCCCGCTGCGGAAAGCACCTTCCGCGCCGCTGAGATACTGAAGCTGCTCCCTGACTTTGCCGCCTCGGTTATAAGTGTCGCTCGCGCCATTCCACAATCCTCTTTGAAGGCTGATGGATGGAACTTGGCTGATGCTGACTCCCAAGATTTACTGGACAAACTACGTGCTGCGGGTAATCCATTGGGTGAGTACGCCAACGGCACAATCTACTACGGTATTAAAACAGGCTACAATGAAGCCTTTGTAGTGAGTGCTTCCACGCGGAATGCTTTGATTAAAGCTGACCCTAATTCAGCCGATATTATAAAACCCTTCTTGGCAGGTCGGGATGTGAAGAGATACCAGCAATCCAAGACAGAGAAGTATCTGTTATTCATGCGCCGGGGCATCGACCCTGAAAAGTACCCGGCAGTAATGGCTCATCTTGAGCAGTTTCGAAAGCAGCTTGAGCCGCGCCCGAAGCATCTCAGTGACAAAGCCGCTGCCGAATGGCCAGGGCGGAAACCCGGTACTTACAAATGGTATGAGGTGCAAGACAGCATCGAGTATTGGCAGGAATTTGAGAAGCCCAAAATCTGCTTTCCCGATATAGCGCCCATCTTGTCATTCACGCTTGATGTAAGCGGAGCCTGTTTAGCGAATACGGGCTACTTTCTGCCTATTGACGACTTGTTTTTATTAGGTGTCCTTAACTCTAGTTTGATAGACGTGTATTTTCGGAGTCTGTCGGCTTCGATTCGCGGCGGGTACTTGCGTTTCTTCAAGCAATACGTGGAGCAGCTCCCCATCCCCGCCGCCACGCCGGCCGAGCAGGCGGCCATTGCCGCGCTGGTGCAGCAGATTCTGGACGCCAAAGCCGCCGACCCTACCGCCGACACCACCGCGCCCGAAGCGGCCGTTGATGCCGCCGTGGCCGCCCTGTATGGGGTGGCGCTGCCGGCGGCGGGCGGCGCGCTGTAG
- a CDS encoding HAD family hydrolase, with the protein MLDHLDLRCYFDVVAGKDDVPRGKPHPDTYSRTAARLGVQPEDCIVFEDAVLGEQAAYRAGMRCVAVATTLAAKDFQAPLTVIKDFTGFTPEHLLELLAQQPAAPKARKGRG; encoded by the coding sequence ATCCTCGACCACCTCGACCTGCGCTGCTATTTTGACGTGGTCGCCGGCAAAGACGACGTGCCCCGGGGCAAGCCCCACCCCGACACCTATTCCCGCACCGCCGCCCGGCTGGGCGTGCAGCCGGAAGACTGCATCGTGTTCGAAGATGCCGTGCTCGGCGAGCAGGCCGCCTACCGCGCTGGTATGCGCTGCGTGGCCGTGGCCACCACGCTGGCGGCGAAAGATTTCCAGGCCCCGCTCACCGTCATCAAGGATTTCACGGGCTTCACGCCCGAGCACTTGCTGGAGCTGCTGGCGCAGCAGCCCGCAGCTCCGAAAGCCCGGAAAGGACGCGGGTAG
- a CDS encoding HAD family hydrolase, with product MFRHPIPKKQRDSYAEQRELLYRTLYRSKRRALPGLVDFLQAARDEGFKIGLGTG from the coding sequence GTGTTCCGGCACCCCATCCCCAAAAAGCAGCGCGACAGCTACGCCGAGCAGCGCGAGCTCCTCTACCGCACCCTGTACCGGAGCAAGCGCCGCGCCCTGCCCGGCCTCGTTGATTTCCTGCAAGCGGCCCGCGATGAGGGCTTTAAAATCGGCCTCGGCACCGGCTAG
- a CDS encoding HAD family hydrolase has translation MKPALLFDMDGVLVDNTPVQARAFQLLFRDLGLTTQARPLLKRLNGMPADDIEAI, from the coding sequence ATGAAACCAGCCCTCCTCTTCGACATGGACGGCGTGCTCGTCGACAACACGCCTGTGCAGGCCCGCGCCTTCCAGCTGCTCTTCCGCGACCTGGGCCTCACAACCCAAGCCCGGCCCCTGCTCAAACGCCTCAACGGCATGCCCGCCGACGATATTGAAGCTATTTAG
- the pafA gene encoding alkaline phosphatase PafA, whose translation MKKLLALAFLALPTLAAKPEDPVARPRLVVGIVVDQMRYDYIYRYWSKYPAGGFRRLLGEGFSYESCHYNYVPTYTGPGHASVYTGTTPAVHGIIGNNWWVREEGRETYVTEDKTVQAVGGTAAAGQMSPRYMLSTTITDELRLATNFQAKTIGVSMKDRGSILPAGHSATAAYWYDGTNGAFISSTFYQPTLPDWVTKFNAAGHAAEYLAKPWNTLLPITGYTESSADDVPWEAAFKGESKPVFPHDLPVLSAGAPASVQPVLKNSGDGKNPQPPTQNLDLIRSTPFGNSLTTDFALETLRQEQMGQRGITDFLALSYSSTDYVGHQFGPNSIEAEDTYLRLDRELARLFEALDKQVGRGQTLVFLTADHAAAHAVGFSQAHRLPGGGVGPSVIRDSVQRALTRQYGAGQWVLSYENQQVYLNRPLLKKKNIDLGKAQQDVAAALLTLPGVTQALTALDLQRAHWSEGLGMYQENGFYAPRSGDVLTVLAPGWLEAYAYPVVKGTTHGSAGAYDTHVPLLFWGWGVKHGESSAAVHTIDIAPTIAQFLHIQEPSGCSGVPLREVLGR comes from the coding sequence ATGAAGAAACTTCTTGCCTTAGCTTTCCTGGCCTTGCCCACGCTGGCCGCCAAACCCGAAGACCCCGTGGCCCGCCCCAGGCTGGTGGTGGGCATCGTGGTCGACCAGATGCGCTACGACTACATTTACCGCTACTGGAGCAAGTACCCGGCCGGCGGCTTCCGGCGCTTGCTGGGCGAGGGCTTTAGCTACGAAAGCTGCCACTACAACTACGTGCCCACCTACACCGGCCCCGGCCACGCCAGCGTGTACACCGGCACCACGCCGGCCGTGCACGGCATCATCGGCAACAACTGGTGGGTGCGCGAGGAAGGCCGCGAAACCTACGTGACCGAGGACAAGACCGTGCAGGCCGTGGGCGGCACGGCGGCCGCCGGCCAGATGTCGCCGCGCTATATGCTCAGTACCACCATCACCGACGAGCTGCGCCTGGCCACGAATTTCCAGGCCAAAACCATTGGTGTGAGCATGAAGGACCGGGGCAGCATCCTGCCCGCCGGCCACTCGGCCACCGCCGCCTACTGGTACGACGGCACCAACGGCGCCTTCATCAGCAGCACCTTCTACCAGCCCACTTTGCCCGATTGGGTCACGAAGTTCAACGCCGCTGGCCACGCTGCCGAGTACCTGGCTAAGCCCTGGAACACGCTGCTGCCCATTACCGGCTACACCGAAAGCTCGGCCGATGACGTGCCGTGGGAAGCCGCTTTCAAGGGCGAAAGCAAGCCCGTGTTCCCGCACGATTTGCCCGTGCTCTCGGCCGGGGCCCCCGCCTCGGTGCAGCCCGTCCTCAAAAACTCGGGCGATGGCAAGAACCCCCAGCCGCCCACCCAGAACCTCGACCTCATCCGCAGCACGCCTTTCGGCAACAGCCTGACCACCGACTTCGCCCTCGAAACCCTGCGCCAGGAGCAGATGGGCCAGCGCGGCATCACCGATTTCCTGGCCCTGAGCTACAGCAGCACCGACTACGTGGGCCACCAGTTCGGCCCCAACTCCATCGAAGCTGAGGACACCTACCTGCGCCTCGACCGCGAGCTGGCCCGCCTGTTTGAGGCCCTCGACAAGCAGGTGGGCCGGGGCCAGACCCTCGTTTTCCTCACTGCCGACCACGCGGCGGCCCATGCCGTGGGCTTCTCGCAGGCCCACCGGCTGCCCGGCGGCGGCGTAGGGCCGTCCGTTATCCGCGACTCGGTGCAGCGCGCCCTCACCCGCCAGTACGGCGCCGGCCAGTGGGTGCTCAGCTACGAAAACCAGCAGGTGTACCTCAACCGCCCGCTGCTCAAAAAGAAGAATATTGACCTCGGCAAAGCCCAGCAGGACGTGGCCGCCGCCCTGCTCACCCTGCCCGGCGTCACGCAGGCTCTCACCGCCCTCGACCTGCAGCGCGCCCACTGGAGCGAGGGCCTGGGCATGTACCAGGAAAACGGTTTCTACGCCCCGCGCTCCGGCGATGTGCTCACCGTGCTGGCCCCCGGCTGGCTCGAAGCCTACGCCTATCCCGTAGTGAAAGGCACCACCCACGGCTCGGCCGGCGCCTACGATACGCATGTGCCGCTGCTGTTCTGGGGTTGGGGCGTGAAGCATGGCGAGTCATCGGCTGCGGTGCACACCATTGACATCGCGCCCACCATCGCGCAGTTTCTGCACATTCAGGAGCCCAGCGGCTGCTCGGGGGTGCCGCTGCGCGAGGTGCTGGGAAGGTAA